One Vitis riparia cultivar Riparia Gloire de Montpellier isolate 1030 chromosome 4, EGFV_Vit.rip_1.0, whole genome shotgun sequence genomic window carries:
- the LOC117912662 gene encoding protein DDB_G0276689 — protein sequence MERSTIDETESYHQKAIYYLKDMRNHMEAINNIPRKILMVTIIVSLLHMDDISLNLTNCASPGSYSELDIKSAWERTDLSTYEGGNKMVTSFIELLLDVLHNNLPSAALEQDHALAGGVTTGGRQALEWKLSSARHFIDDWEWRLSILQSLLPLSERQWRWKEALTVLRAAPSELLNLCMQRAKYDIGEEAVHRFSLSPEDRATLELAEWVDGTFRRASVEDAVSRAADGTSAVQDLDFSSLRSQLGPLAAILLCIDVAATSVRSADMSLQLLNQAQVMLSDIYPGRAPKMGSTYWDQIHEVGVISVTRRVLKRLHEFLEQDKPPALPAILSGEIIISSSKETYRQGQRERALAILHQMIEDAHKGKRQFLSGKLHNLARAVADEETETRGEGPYTDRKVLLNFDKDGVLGLGLKAIKQTPSSAAGENNMQPVGYDIKDTGKRLFGPISAKPTTFLSQFILHIAAIGDIVDGTDTTHDFNFFSLVYEWPKDLLTRLVFDRGSTDAAGKVAEIMCADFVHEVISACVPPVYPPRSGHGWACIPVIPTCPKSNSENKVLSPSSREAKPNFYSRSSATPGVPLYPLQLDIVKHLVKLSPVRAVLACVFGSSILYNGNDSSLSSSLNSGLLQAPDADRLFYEFALDQSERFPTLNRWIQMQTNLHRVSEFAITAKHTDNDSMVIPEARTAIKRFREHDSDTESEVDDIVNSSNLSTTFTDFNSQTSVAPDNLWRDSPKHEISEDTTVFLSFDWENEVPYEKAVERLIDEGNLMDALALSDRFLRNGASDRLLQLLIERGEENHSGSGQPQGYGGPSIGSNSWQYCLRLKDKQLAARLALKYLHRWELDAALDVLTMCSCHLTQSDPIRNEVLQMRQALQRYNHILCADDHYSSWQEVAAECKEDPEGLALRLAGKGAVSAALEVAESAGLSIELRRELKGRQLVKLLTADPLNGGGPAEASRFLSSLCDSDDALPVAMGAMQLLPNLRSKQLLVHFFLKRRDGNLSDVEVSRLNSWALGLRVLAALPLPWQQRCSSLHEHPHLILEVLLMRKQLESASLILKEFPSLRNNNVIIAYAAKAVSISSPSREPRISVSGPRPKQKTRAGAPTRSSFSSSLSNLQKEARRAFSWTPRNTGEKAAPKDVYRKRKNSGLSPSERVAWEAMTGIQEDRVSSFSADGQERLPSVSISEEWMLTGDTNKDIAVRSSHRYESAPDIILFKALLSLCSDELVSAKGALDLCVNQMKNVLSSHQLPENATVETVGRAYHATETFVQGLFFARSLLRKLAGGSDLSSNPERSRDADDTSSDAGSSSMGSQSTDELSEVLSQAEIWLGRAELLQSLLGSGIAASLNDIADKESSAHLRDRLIVDEQYSMAVYTCKKCKIDVFPVWNAWGHALIRMEHYAQARVKFKQALQLYKGDPAPVILEIINTIEGGPPVDVSAVHSMYDHLARSAPTILDDSLSADAYLNVLYMPSTFPRSERSRRALESASSNSIYSPDFEDGPRSNLDSLRYLECVNYLQEYARQHLLTFMFRHGHYNDGCMLFFPTNAVPPPPQPSNHGVVTSSSSPQRQDLLATDYGSIDDLCDMCIGYGAMSVLEEVISTRMLSTNLQDVAVNQYTAAALARICTYCETHKHFNYLYQFQVIKKDHVAAGLCCIQLFMNSSSQEEAIKHLEHAKMHFDEGLSARHKAGDSTKLVTKGIRGKSASEKLTEEGLVKFSARISIQVDVVKSFNDSDGPQWKHSFFGNPNDPETFRRRCEIAETLVEKNFDLAFRLIYEFNLPAVDIYAGVAASLAERKKGGQLTEFFRNIKGTIDDDDWDQVLGAAINVYANRHKERPDRLIDMLTSSHRKVLACVVCGRLKSAFQIASRSGSVADVQYVAHQALHANALPVLDMCKQWLAQYM from the exons CTGTATGCAAAGGGCAAAGTATGATATAGGAGAAGAGGCTGTCCATCGATTTTCCTTATCTCCAGAAGATAGAGCTACTCTTGAATTAGCTGAATGGGTAGATGGTACCTTCAGAAGAGCATCT GTAGAAGATGCTGTGTCTCGTGCTGCTGATGGAACTTCTGCTGTGCAAGATTTAGATTTTTCCTCTTTACGTTCGCAATTAGGTCCTTTGGCTGCA ATTCTTCTTTGTATTGATGTTGCTGCAACTTCTGTAAGGTCCGCAGATATGTCCCTCCAGCTTCTGAATCAG GCTCAAGTAATGTTATCTGATATATATCCAGGACGAGCTCCAAAGATGGGCTCCACTTACTGGGATCAGATCCATGAAGTTGGAGTAATTTCTGTGACAAGGCGAGTTCTCAAGCGTCTGCATGAGTTCTTGGAGCAG GATAAACCTCCTGCTCTTCCAGCAATTTTGTCTGGAGAGATAATAATTTCATCATCAAAGGAGACTTATCGACAAGGACAAAGGGAACGCGCTCTTGCCATACTCCATCAGATGATTGAAGATGCTCACAAGGGCAAGCGGCAGTTTCTGAGTG GTAAGCTTCATAATCTTGCAAGAGCTGTTGCTGATGAAGAAACAGAAACAAGAGGGGAAGGCCCCTATACTGATCGGAAAGTTCTTTTAAACTTTGACAAGGATGGGGTTCTTGGGCTTGGGCTGAAAGCTATCAAACAGACACCCAGTTCAGCAGCTGGAGAAAACAATATGCAACCTGTGGGTTATGATATCAAAGATACTGGAAAAAGGCTTTTTGGTCCCATAAGTGCAAAGCCCAcaacttttctttcacaatttatACTCCATATTGCTGCAATTGGTGACATAGTTGATGGGACAGATACAACtcatgatttcaattttttctcgCTTGTGTATGAGTGGCCTAAAGAT CTTTTAACTCGTCTGGTCTTTGACCGAGGCAGCACTGATGCAGCTGGAAAGGTAGCAGAAATTATGTGTGCTGATTTTGTCCATGAAGTGATTTCTGCATGTGTACCTCCAGTTTATCCTCCAAGATCTGGTCATGGATGGGCATGCATTCCAGTGATTCCTACCTGTCCTAAGAGTAACTCAGAAAACAAAGTGCTTTCTCCCTCTTCTAGAGAAGCAAAGCCTAATTTTTACAGCCGTTCCTCTGCAACACCCGGTGTCCCTCTATACCCTCTCCAGTTGGATATAGTGAAGCATTTGGTTAAACTATCACCAGTGAGGGCCGTCTTAGCATGTGTTTTTGGGAGTAGTATATTATACAATGGCAATGATTCATCTCTCTCTAGTTCCTTGAATAGTGGATTACTGCAGGCACCTGATGCTGACAGGTTATTTTATGAGTTTGCTCTTGATCAATCAGAAAG GTTCCCAACTTTGAACCGATGGATACAAATGCAAACCAATCTTCATCGAGTTTCAGAGTTTGCTATCACTGCTAAACATACAGATAATGATAGTATGGTTATACCTGAAGCAAGAACTGCTATCAAGAGATTTCGTGAACATGACAGTGATACTGAGTCAGAGGTTGACGATATTGTCAATAGCAGTAATCTTTCAACAACTTTTACTGACTTCAACAGTCAAACTAGTGTGGCTCCTGACAACTTGTGGCGTGATTctccaaaacatgaaatttctGAAGATACAACAGTGTTCCTTTCTTTTGATTGGGAAAATGAAGTACCCTATGAGAAAGCTGTAGAGCG ATTAATTGATGAAGGAAACTTGATGGATGCTCTTGCTCTTTCGGATCGCTTTTTGCGCAATGGAGCCTCAGATCGGTTACTTCAGCTACTCATTGAACGTGGGGAAGAAAACCATTCAGGATCTGGACAACCTCAAGGTTATGGAGGCCCTAGCATTGGGAGCAACAGTTGGCAGTATTGCCTGCGGTTGAAGGATAAACAGCTGGCAGCTAGACTTGCCCTCAA GTATTTGCACAGATGGGAACTGGATGCTGCTTTGGATGTTCTTACCATGTGCAGTTGCCACTTGACTCAAAGTGATCCAATTAGGAATGAG GTCCTGCAAATGAGACAAGCTCTGCAGAGGTACAATCACATTTTATGTGCAGATGATCATTATAGCAGCTGGCAAGAG GTTGCAGCTGAGTGCAAGGAAGATCCTGAGGGCTTGGCACTTAGATTAGCTGGAAAAGGAGCTGTTTCTGCTGCTTTAGAAGTAGCTGAAAGTGCAGGATTATCAATAGAGTTGCGGAGGGAATTGAAAGGTCGACAACTTGTGAAACTTCTCACTGCCGACCCCCTTAATGGTGGAGGTCCAGCAGAAGCTTCACGATTTCTTTCTTCACTATGTGACTCTGATGATGCTCTACCAGTTGCAATGGGTGCTATGCAGCTCTTACCTAACCTGCGGTCAAAACAACTTCTT GTTCACTTTTTCTTGAAGAGAAGAGATGGTAATTTATCTGATGTTGAGGTTTCCAGGCTTAACTCATGGGCCTTAGGTCTTCGTGTTCTGGCCGCCTTGCCATTGCCATGGCAGCAAAGATGTTCTTCCCTGCATGAGCACCCTCATTTAATACTTGAAGTTCTGCTGATGAGGAAACAACTGGAATCTGCTTCTCTG ATCCTTAAAGAATTTCCTTCCTTGAGAAACAACAATGTAATCATTGCATATGCTGCCAAAGCTGTCAGCATTAGCTCACCCTCCAGAGAACCTCGGATCTCTGTTTCAGGTCCTAGACCTAAGCAAAAAACAAGGGCAGGTGCACCTACAAGGTCTTCTTTTTCCAGCAGTCTAAGTAACTTGCAAAAAGAGGCTCGTAGAGCTTTTTCCTGGACTCCACGCAACACTGGAGAAAAGGCTGCTCCAAAAGATGTttacaggaaaagaaagaatTCTGGATTATCACCATCTGAACGAGTTGCTTGGGAAGCCATGACTGGTATTCAGGAGGATCGTGTTTCATCATTCTCTGCCGATGGACAAGAACGGCTTCCTTCTGTATCTATTTCTGAGGAATGGATGCTGACTGGTGACACCAATAAGGATATAGCTGTTCGTTCATCTCACCGATATGAAAGTGCTCCTGACATCATTCTCTTCAAG GCTCTACTTTCTTTGTGTTCTGATGAGTTGGTGTCTGCCAAAGGTGCACTGGACTTGTGTGTTAATCAGATGAAGAATGTATTGAGCTCCCACCAATTGCCTGAAAATGCAACTGTGGAAACTGTTGGTCGAGCATATCATGCCACAGAAACCTTTGTACAG GGACTTTTCTTTGCTAGATCTCTTCTGAGAAAGCTTGCTGGGGGTAGTGACTTGTCTAGTAATCCTGAAAGAAGTAGGGATGCTGACGATACTTCCTCTGATGCTGGCAGCTCTAGTATGGGCAGTCAATCCACAGATGAGCTGTCTGAAGTTCTGTCACAAGCAGAGATTTGGCTTGGACGTGCTGAGCTGCTACAGAGCCTTCTGGGATCAGGAATTGCTGCTTCTCTCAATGATATAGCTGACAAAGAGTCATCTGCACATCTCCGTGACAGGTTGATTGTAGATGAACAATACAGCATGGCTGTATACACTTGTAAGAAGTGTAAG ATCGATGTTTTTCCTGTGTGGAATGCATGGGGACATGCTTTGATTCGGATGGAGCACTATGCACAAGCCCGTGTGAAATTTAA GCAAGCTCTTCAGTTGTACAAGGGCGATCCTGCACCTGTCATTCTGGAAATCATTAATACAATTGAAGGAGGTCCCCCTGTTGATGTTTCAGCTGTTCACTCCAT GTATGATCATTTGGCTAGAAGTGCACCAACAATCTTGGATGATTCTCTTTCTGCAGATGCATATCTCAATGTCCTGTACATGCCATCTACATTTCCTCGTTCAGAAAGATCCAGGCGAGCTCTAGAATCTGCAAGTAGTAACTCCATATATAGTCCTGATTTTGAAGATGGACCTCGCAGCAACCTGGACAGTCTCCGATATCTTGAATGTGTTAACTATTTACAAGAA TATGCACGTCAGCATTTGCTTACTTTTATGTTCAGGCATGGTCATTATAATGATGGTTGCATGCTGTTCTTTCCTACAAATGCtgttcctcctcctcctcaacCATCAAATCATGGTGTAGTTACTTCATCTTCATCTCCTCAAAGGCAGGATCTTTTGGCAACCGATTATGGGTCCATTGATGATTTGTGTGACATGTGTATTGGATATGGTGCCATGTCTGTTTTGGAGGAAGTGATATCAACAAGAATGTTGTCTACAAATCTACAAGATGTAGCAGTGAATCAATACACTGCCGCAGCACTTGCTCGTATTTGCACCTATTGTGAAACTCATAAGCATTTCAATTATCTATACCAGTTTCAG GTAATCAAGAAGGACCATGTTGCTGCTGGGCTTTGCTGTATTCAGTTATTTATGAATTCTTCTTCACAAGAGGAAGCTATAAAACATTTAGAGCATGCCAAG ATGCATTTTGATGAAGGGCTGTCAGCACGCCACAAAGCTGGCGATTCTACTAAACTTGTCACCAAGGGTATCCGAGGAAAGAGTGCCTCTGAAAAACTTACTGAAGAAGGACTTGTCAAGTTTTCTGCTCGGATATCAATCCAG GTTGATGTTGTAAAGTCTTTTAATGATTCAGATGGACCACAGTGGAAGCATTCTTTTTTTGGAAATCCAAATGATCCTGAAACTTTCAG GAGAAGATGTGAGATTGCAGAGACTCTAGTGGAGAAGAATTTTGATTTGGCTTTCCGACTGATATATGAATTCAATCTTCCTG CTGTTGATATATATGCTGGTGTTGCTGCATCACTTGCTGAGAGAAAAAAGGGTGGGCAATTGACAGAATTCTTCAGAAACATCAAAGGCACTATCGATGATGATGATTGGGATCAG GTCCTAGGGGCTGCAATAAATGTATATGCCAACAGACACAAAGAACGCCCTGATCGGCTCATAGACATGCTGACAAGTAGCCACAG GAAGGTGCTGGCTTGTGTGGTTTGTGGGCGTCTAAAAAGTGCCTTCCAGATTGCCTCTCGAAGTGGAAGTGTGGCTGATGTTCAATATGTAGCGCATCAG GCATTGCATGCAAATGCACTACCCGTGCTCGACATGTGCAAACAATGGTTGGCTCAGTACATGTAA